CCGGCGGTGCCGACGCGCAGGTCCGGGCCGTGTGGTTGCGGACCGTGCGCGACGGCGAGCCGCGCCTGTCGGAGGCCCGGCTCGACCGGGAGGACGAGCACGAGTCCTGGTACGTGGCCGACGTCCTGGTGCACAACCCGGTCACGAGCTACCGGTTCTTCCTGGACGTCCCGGGCGGGTACCGGTGGCTCAACGGGCGCGGGGTCTTCGACCGGGACGTGCCCGACGCCGCGGACTTCCGCCTGACCGTGCACCCGCCCGCGCCGTCCTGGATGGGCGACGGCGTCGTCTACCAGGTGTTCCCGGACCGGTTCGCGCGCTCGGCAGCGGCGGACTCGCGGCCCGTCCCGGACTGGGCGCAGCCGGCCGACTGGGACGACGAGCCGCTCGCGGCCGGGCCCGGCGTCGGGACGCAGTACTACGGCGGCGACCTGCGGGGGATCGAGGAGCACCTGGACCACCTCCAGGCGCTCGGCGTCGGGACGGTCTACCTGACCCCGGTGTTCCCGGGGCGCTCCAACCACCGGTACGACGCGAGCACGTTCGACCGTGTCGACCCCCTGCTGGGCGGCGACGAGGCGTACGCGTCGCTCTCGCGGGCCGTGCACGAGCGCGGGATGCGCCTCCTCGGCGACCTGACGACCAACCACACGGGCGCGGGCCACGAGTGGTTCGAGCGAGCGCACGCCGACGAGTCGAGCCCCGAGCGCGACTGGTTCTACTGGACGCCGGACGAGCCCGGGTACGTGGGCTGGCTCGAGCACGCGTCGCTGCCCAAGCTCAACTACGGCTCGCCCACGCTCGGGGCGAGGATGATCGACGGGCCGGGCTCCGTCGTCGGGCGCTACCTGCGTGAGCCCTTCTCCCTCGACGGGTGGCGCATCGACGTCGCCAACATGACCGGGCGCTACGGCGACGAGGACCGCACGCTCGAGATCGCGCGCCGCATCCGGGCCACCATGACCGAGATCGACCCGGACTCGGTCCTGGTGAGCGAGCACTTCCACGACGCCTCGCTCGACCTCGCGGGCGACGGCTGGCACGCCAACATGAACTACTCGGCGTTCACGCGCCCGATCTGGACGTGGCTCGCGCCGCACGACTCGACCGTCCCGTTCCTCGGGCTGCCCGTCACGACGCCGCGCCGCGGCGGGCGCAGCATGGTCGAGACCATGCGTGACTTCGACGCCGTGCTGCCGTGGTCGGTCACGTCGCGCCAGTGGAACATGCTCGGGTCGCACGACACCCCGCGCCTGCGCTCGATCGTGGGCTCGGCGGAGATGGTCGAGGTCGCCGCGACGCTCCTGCTGACCTACCCCGGCACGCCCGTGATGTTCGCGGGCGACGAGGTGGGGCTCACGGGCACCAACGGCGAGCACGCACGCGTGCCCATGCCGTGGGACCGCCCGGACCGCTGGGACGGCGACACGTTCGAGGTCTACCGGCGGCTCGTCGCGCTGCGCCGGGGGAGCCGGGCGCTGCGCGAGGGCGGGCTGCGCTGGCTCGTGGTCGACGACGACGCCGTGGCGTACCTGCGCGAGACGACCGACGAGCGCGTGCTCGTCGTCGTCGCGCGCGAGGCGTGGGCCGGGGCGCGGCTGCCGCAGCACCTGCTCGCGGGGGGCGACGCCGAGCGCCTGTACGGCGACCTGACCCTCGACGTCTCGGCCGCGGGCCTCGACGTGGCGGGTGACGGCCCCGGCGTCGGGGTGTGGCGGCTGGCCTGAGCCGGCTCGCGCGCTGGGCCGCCCGTGCCGAGAAGTGAGCAGACGCCCCTGATCCGCGGCGATCAGGGGCATCTGCTCACTTCTCGGCGAGATCGTCGCCGTGGCAGGATCCCCGCATGACCCTCGACCGGATCGCCGTCCTGTCCGACGTCCACGGCAACCTCACGGCCCTCGAGGCCGTCCTCGCAGACATCGCCGCGCGCGGCGTCACGCACGTCGTCAACCTCGGTGACTACGTCGGCAAGGGGCCGCGCGGCAGTGCCGTCGTGGACCGTTGTCGTGCGGCGTGCGCCGTGAACGTGCGGGGGAACTGGGACGACTTCCTGCCCGTCACGCCCCCGACGCCCCGGCCGAGATGCGCTGGTGGCACGGCGAGCTGCGAGCCGACCAGCTCGCGTGGCTCGCTGCCCTGCCCCTGAGCCACGACGTGCTCCTGAGCGGTCGCCGGATCCGCCTGTTCCACGCCTCCGCCGAGAGCGTGCACACGCGTGTGCACTTCCACCACAGCGACGAGCAGTTCGACGCGATGTTCCGCGCGACCGACCTCACGGGCCCGGGCCCCGAGCCCACCATGGTCGGCTACGGCGACGTCCACGACGCGTACGTCGAGGTCCGCGAGGGGCGCACGCTGTTCAACGTGGGCAGCGTGGGCAACCCGCTCGACGAGCCCGTGCCCAGCTACGCGATCCTCGAGGGGCGCCTGGACGACGAGGCGCCCGGGCCCTTCGGGCTCCAGCTCGTGCGCGTGCCGTACGACGTCGAGGCCGAGATCGAGGTCGCCCACCGGCTCGCGATGCCGACGGCCGACGTCTGGGAGGTCGAGCTGCGCACGGGCGTCTACCGGGGGCTCCAGGTGCGCGCCGAGGAGGCCTGAGCCGCAGCGGCCCGCGACGGAGCCCTGGGGACGAGCACCACGGCGACCCGCCGCGTCGATAGGGTGGGTCCCGTGCCCCACACGATGCCAGGAAGTGCCTTCGGATACTCGGCCGACGACGTCGAGCGCTGGGTCCCCGAGCCCCCCAAGAGCAAGGCCCGCACGCCCTTCGAACGGGACCGGGCGCGCGTGGTCCACTCCTCGGCGCTGCGCCGGCTCGGTGCCAAGACCCAGGTCCTGGGCCCTGGGTCCGACGACTTCGTGCGCACGCGCCTGACGCACAGCCTCGAGGTCGCGCAGGTGGGCCGGGAGATGGGGCGCGCGCTCGGGTGCGACCCGGACGTCGTCGACACCGCGTGCCTCGCCCACGACCTGGGCCACCCGCCGTTCGG
This region of Oerskovia jenensis genomic DNA includes:
- a CDS encoding glycoside hydrolase family 13 protein, translating into MSSSLPDDVTSAGRAASSREVVTLAAHHDGSEVYVPGGTPVLGDVVPVRVRVPRVPGGADAQVRAVWLRTVRDGEPRLSEARLDREDEHESWYVADVLVHNPVTSYRFFLDVPGGYRWLNGRGVFDRDVPDAADFRLTVHPPAPSWMGDGVVYQVFPDRFARSAAADSRPVPDWAQPADWDDEPLAAGPGVGTQYYGGDLRGIEEHLDHLQALGVGTVYLTPVFPGRSNHRYDASTFDRVDPLLGGDEAYASLSRAVHERGMRLLGDLTTNHTGAGHEWFERAHADESSPERDWFYWTPDEPGYVGWLEHASLPKLNYGSPTLGARMIDGPGSVVGRYLREPFSLDGWRIDVANMTGRYGDEDRTLEIARRIRATMTEIDPDSVLVSEHFHDASLDLAGDGWHANMNYSAFTRPIWTWLAPHDSTVPFLGLPVTTPRRGGRSMVETMRDFDAVLPWSVTSRQWNMLGSHDTPRLRSIVGSAEMVEVAATLLLTYPGTPVMFAGDEVGLTGTNGEHARVPMPWDRPDRWDGDTFEVYRRLVALRRGSRALREGGLRWLVVDDDAVAYLRETTDERVLVVVAREAWAGARLPQHLLAGGDAERLYGDLTLDVSAAGLDVAGDGPGVGVWRLA
- a CDS encoding metallophosphoesterase family protein is translated as MTLDRIAVLSDVHGNLTALEAVLADIAARGVTHVVNLGDYVGKGPRGSAVVDRCRAACAVNVRGNWDDFLPVTPPTPRPRCAGGTASCEPTSSRGSLPCP
- a CDS encoding metallophosphoesterase family protein, whose product is MRWWHGELRADQLAWLAALPLSHDVLLSGRRIRLFHASAESVHTRVHFHHSDEQFDAMFRATDLTGPGPEPTMVGYGDVHDAYVEVREGRTLFNVGSVGNPLDEPVPSYAILEGRLDDEAPGPFGLQLVRVPYDVEAEIEVAHRLAMPTADVWEVELRTGVYRGLQVRAEEA